Proteins found in one Mustela lutreola isolate mMusLut2 chromosome 12, mMusLut2.pri, whole genome shotgun sequence genomic segment:
- the LOC131812336 gene encoding olfactory receptor 2S2-like, translating to MEKANWSSPVEGFIILGLSAHPKLEKIFFVLILLMYLVILLGNGVLILVTILDSRLHTPMYFFLGNLSFLDICYTTSAVPLILDSFLTPRKTISFSACAVQMFLSFAMGATECVLLGMMAFDRYVAICNPLRYPVVMSKAAYVPMAVSSWAIGCTVSVVHTTLTIQLPFCGNNVINHLACELLAVLKLACTDISINVISMGVTNVFFLGVPVLFIFVSYMFIIVTILRIPSAEGRRKAFSTCSAHFTVVVIFYGTLVFMYGKPKSKDPLRADKQDLSDKLIPVFYGVVTPMLNPIIYSLRNKDVKAAVRNLVAQKCFTQ from the coding sequence ATGGAAAAAGCCAATTGGTCTTCCCCTGTGGAAGGGTTCATTATCCTGGGGCTCTCAGCCCACCCTAAGCTGGAGAAAATTTTCTTTGTGCTCATCCTCCTAATGTACCTGGTCATTCTTCTGGGAAACGGGGTCCTCATCTTGGTGACCATCCTTGACTCTCGCCtgcacacacccatgtacttcttcctggggAACCTCTCCTTCCTGGACATCTGCTACACAACCTCTGCAGTCCCCCTGATTCTTGACAGCTTCCTGACACCTAGGAAAACCATCTCCTTCTCAGCCTGTGCTGTGCAGATGTTTCTCTCCTTTGCCATGGGTGCCACAGAGTGTGTGCTTCTGGGCATGATGGCATTtgatcgctatgtggccatctgtaacccCCTTAGGTATCCCGTGGTCATGAGCAAGGCTGCCTATGTCCCCATGGCTGTCAGCTCCTGGGCTATTGGTTGTACAGTTTCTGTGGTACACACAACCTTGACAATTCAGCTGCCTTTCTGTGGGAACAACGTCATCAACCACCTTGCCTGTGAGCTACTAGCTGTCCTAAAGTTGGCCTGTACTGACATCTCCATCAATGTGATCAGCATGGGGGTGACCAATGTGTTCTTCCTGGGGGTCCcagttctgttcatttttgtcTCCTACATGTTCATCATTGTTACCATCCTGAGGATCCCCTCAGCCGAGGGGAGGAGAAaggccttctccacctgctctgCCCACTTCACTGTGGTGGTCATCTTCTATGGGACCTTAGTTTTCATGTATGGGAAGCCCAAGTCTAAGGACCCCCTGAGGGCAGACAAACAAGACCTTTCAGACAAACTCATCCCCGTCTTCTATGGGGTTGTGACCCCCATGCTCAACCCCATCATTTACAGTCTCAGGAACAAGGATGTGAAAGCTGCTGTGAGGAACCTGGTGGCTCAGAAATGTTTCACCCAGTGA